One Syntrophobacterales bacterium genomic region harbors:
- a CDS encoding C15orf41 family protein translates to MKYPFELPFAEVQADIDTFVTAVFSCLESEFLIMPKGLGFIDYPVFEQGYEALKQATKGFTFLKPESLFQKTFEAPIVILVLRTMLGFTPPEWAYLATLQTGVEVSQGFVRALDRKIRLSPLSPLADGKVTVERVKALIDTACRLLKEGAPPATTDKIHRLDKADTKTGISGVQTLAGMGVPYAMLLYERFLGRPFAGHRDSVSDLVGDSLEAAVEDALSKAGISYRKTKRAERIPGFDQTPDFIVPSEFNPQIIIEAKITEDDGTARDKATRIQHLGALSMAGQPTDKPKFEVIACIAGRGFGVRREDMKKMLIATRGKVFTSRNLDRLIDCTGLQQYKTR, encoded by the coding sequence ATGAAATATCCTTTTGAACTACCTTTTGCCGAAGTTCAGGCAGATATCGACACGTTCGTTACCGCGGTTTTTTCGTGCCTCGAATCGGAATTTCTCATCATGCCGAAAGGCCTCGGTTTCATCGACTACCCCGTTTTCGAACAGGGTTACGAGGCGCTGAAACAAGCCACCAAGGGCTTCACCTTCCTTAAACCCGAATCGCTGTTTCAAAAGACTTTTGAAGCCCCCATTGTGATCCTGGTATTACGGACCATGCTGGGCTTCACGCCGCCGGAATGGGCGTATCTCGCCACTCTACAGACAGGTGTTGAAGTCAGCCAGGGCTTTGTCCGCGCCCTTGACCGAAAAATACGTTTATCACCCCTTTCTCCTCTTGCCGACGGTAAAGTCACCGTTGAACGAGTGAAGGCATTGATAGACACTGCTTGCCGGCTGCTGAAAGAAGGAGCACCCCCGGCTACAACCGATAAAATCCATCGCCTCGACAAGGCTGATACAAAAACAGGCATTTCCGGAGTACAGACGCTTGCGGGAATGGGCGTTCCCTATGCCATGCTTCTCTACGAGCGTTTTCTTGGGCGACCTTTTGCCGGTCACCGCGATTCCGTCAGTGATCTTGTCGGAGACAGCCTTGAGGCAGCCGTTGAGGATGCGTTGAGCAAAGCTGGCATCAGTTACCGGAAAACAAAGCGGGCGGAGAGAATACCCGGCTTCGACCAGACACCCGATTTCATCGTCCCGAGTGAGTTTAATCCCCAGATCATCATCGAGGCAAAAATTACGGAAGACGACGGCACGGCCCGTGATAAGGCCACCAGAATCCAGCATCTGGGGGCGCTGAGCATGGCCGGGCAACCAACGGATAAACCGAAATTCGAGGTAATTGCCTGCATTGCCGGGCGAGGGTTCGGGGTACGTCGTGAGGACATGAAGAAGATGCTTATCGCAACGAGAGGCAAGGTATTTACCTCACGTAACCTCGACCGCTTGATTGATTGTACCGGACTGCAGCAATACAAAACTCGGTAG
- a CDS encoding CoA transferase: MNYPLHGMKILDFTYLFPGPYGTMMLSDMGAEIIEVENFNNPALMRITPPIQEGMSAVYARVNRGKKSLALNLKSDEAKEIVYKLLGEYDIVLEQFRPGVM; the protein is encoded by the coding sequence ATGAACTATCCACTGCATGGCATGAAGATTCTTGACTTCACCTATCTGTTTCCCGGTCCCTATGGTACCATGATGCTGTCCGATATGGGGGCTGAGATTATTGAAGTTGAGAACTTTAATAATCCCGCCCTTATGCGGATTACTCCTCCGATACAGGAAGGTATGTCCGCCGTTTACGCGCGGGTAAATCGAGGCAAAAAATCCCTTGCCTTGAATTTAAAAAGCGATGAAGCGAAGGAGATCGTTTACAAACTTCTCGGGGAATACGATATCGTGCTTGAGCAGTTCAGGCCCGGCGTGATGTAA
- a CDS encoding CoA transferase: MGYDRLKRVKSSIIYCSLTGYGQTGGYADRAGHDINYLALSGIESFSGRKDSGPLLSGIQIADIAADSKNLVIAVLTAYIKRLTTGEGDYADISIKTMAEWHSIFKNTDACAEPVFNLQEAISKIETGIIRQEAKQ, from the coding sequence CTGGGATATGACAGGCTGAAACGGGTTAAAAGCTCGATCATTTACTGTTCCCTGACGGGCTACGGCCAGACAGGCGGTTACGCGGACAGAGCGGGGCATGATATCAATTATCTCGCGTTATCCGGAATTGAATCATTTTCGGGAAGAAAGGATTCAGGGCCGTTGCTGAGCGGGATACAGATTGCGGATATCGCAGCCGACTCCAAGAATCTTGTCATCGCCGTGCTGACTGCGTACATAAAAAGATTAACGACCGGCGAAGGCGATTATGCCGACATATCCATTAAAACAATGGCTGAATGGCATTCAATATTCAAAAATACCGACGCCTGCGCGGAGCCTGTTTTCAATCTTCAGGAGGCGATAAGCAAAATAGAAACTGGAATAATACGTCAGGAGGCAAAACAATGA